The Cohaesibacter gelatinilyticus genome contains a region encoding:
- a CDS encoding MarR family winged helix-turn-helix transcriptional regulator, whose product MTDGPNETIEDASMSAHQQQMSAENFDLKSFFPYLVRVYYQSVSGSVGDVYSSLYDLGVSEWRVMAVLAPPQSMSALDIIERSSMNKVNVSRAVARLRKRGFLKQDIDGDDRRRSVLRLTEEGRKVFYDLIPRVKEVERQLLAGLSEEEVRTLISLMARVRENASSLEL is encoded by the coding sequence ATGACTGACGGACCAAACGAGACAATCGAAGATGCAAGCATGTCTGCTCATCAACAACAGATGAGTGCGGAAAATTTCGACCTGAAATCCTTCTTTCCTTATCTTGTTCGCGTTTATTATCAGTCAGTTAGCGGGTCTGTTGGCGATGTCTACAGCTCACTCTATGATTTGGGGGTATCCGAATGGCGTGTCATGGCTGTTCTCGCACCTCCTCAATCCATGTCCGCTTTGGACATCATTGAGCGATCCTCGATGAACAAGGTCAATGTCAGTCGCGCTGTCGCTCGGCTTCGCAAGCGTGGCTTTCTGAAACAGGATATTGATGGCGATGATCGCCGCCGCTCCGTGCTGCGCTTGACCGAAGAAGGCCGCAAAGTCTTTTACGACCTCATCCCACGCGTCAAGGAGGTGGAGCGCCAATTGCTGGCAGGTCTTAGCGAGGAAGAAGTGCGCACACTTATCTCATTGATGGCGCGCGTGCGGGAGAATGCCAGTAGTCTGGAGCTTTGA
- a CDS encoding YchJ family protein: MSAATDPCPCGSQKTLGECCGPFLDGESLPLTAEQLMRSRYCAYKLQKIEYLRETLWPKYQARFDHFGVSRWAAENHWTGLKVLSSEKGGTTDRQGTVLFEASYLSCGTLQVHREMSLFRKKSGRWYYVEGLAQDF; encoded by the coding sequence ATGAGTGCAGCAACTGATCCATGTCCTTGTGGAAGTCAAAAGACGTTGGGTGAATGTTGTGGCCCGTTTCTGGACGGTGAAAGTCTGCCGCTAACCGCCGAGCAGCTCATGCGTTCGCGCTACTGCGCCTACAAGCTCCAAAAGATCGAGTATCTGCGAGAGACCTTATGGCCGAAATATCAGGCTCGGTTTGATCATTTTGGGGTATCCCGGTGGGCAGCAGAAAATCACTGGACTGGTCTGAAAGTTTTATCAAGCGAAAAAGGTGGCACTACCGATAGACAAGGCACCGTGTTATTCGAAGCAAGTTATCTTTCTTGTGGCACACTGCAAGTCCATCGTGAAATGAGCCTGTTTCGAAAGAAATCCGGGCGCTGGTATTACGTCGAGGGCTTGGCTCAGGACTTTTGA